The following are encoded together in the Halobaculum limi genome:
- a CDS encoding phage NrS-1 polymerase family protein: MSEHVANLTSDILPGILCERDQWVCWVSKTRGGKQTKLPVIPDTGSFASATDPETWSDVETALEYAHTDAADGIGFVFTESDPLVGIDLDDVLDPETGAVDDDAQDIIDRLDSYTEISPSGTGYHILLEGELPDGRNRRGQIECYDNARFFTVTGDHVSGTPTHIARRQDALVAIHGEYLTQADPATRNTTATSTLANRSHSQSNPGLEDAALLETASNAKNGPKFKRLWNGSTGGYDSNSEADMALCFLLAFWSGGDAAQIDRLFRQSDLYREKWDDIHYADGSTYGEKTIERAITGTSDFYEPSTGDEDASAPESNSAGDRRQSETSESAYLAEKNQVLRARVTELVTTLEQKNERIKALEADVARLTGEFTEDAEETDSS, translated from the coding sequence ATGAGCGAACACGTGGCCAATCTCACCTCGGACATTCTCCCAGGGATACTGTGTGAGCGAGATCAGTGGGTCTGCTGGGTGTCCAAAACACGGGGTGGGAAACAGACGAAACTCCCGGTCATACCAGACACAGGGTCATTCGCATCAGCAACGGACCCGGAGACGTGGAGTGATGTCGAGACGGCACTCGAGTACGCCCACACAGACGCTGCAGACGGCATCGGATTCGTCTTCACCGAGTCGGACCCGCTTGTGGGTATTGACCTCGACGACGTTCTCGACCCCGAGACGGGCGCCGTCGACGATGACGCCCAAGATATCATCGACCGACTCGACTCGTATACCGAAATCTCACCATCGGGAACGGGCTATCACATCCTTCTAGAGGGCGAGCTCCCAGATGGCCGAAATCGTCGTGGACAGATCGAATGTTACGACAATGCACGGTTCTTCACAGTTACGGGCGACCACGTCTCTGGAACGCCCACACACATTGCTCGCCGGCAGGATGCACTCGTCGCTATTCACGGAGAATACCTCACACAAGCGGATCCTGCGACTCGAAATACCACCGCCACATCCACACTAGCTAATCGGTCGCACTCACAGTCGAATCCCGGGCTCGAAGATGCAGCGCTCTTAGAAACCGCCTCGAACGCGAAAAACGGGCCGAAGTTCAAGCGACTGTGGAATGGGTCGACCGGAGGTTACGATAGCAACTCAGAAGCCGATATGGCGCTATGTTTTCTCCTCGCGTTTTGGAGTGGCGGGGACGCTGCCCAAATTGATCGACTCTTCCGGCAATCAGACCTATACCGTGAGAAGTGGGACGACATCCACTACGCCGATGGGTCGACGTACGGTGAGAAGACTATCGAACGAGCGATCACTGGAACCTCAGACTTCTATGAACCGAGCACTGGAGATGAAGATGCGTCAGCTCCTGAGAGCAACTCAGCAGGCGATAGACGTCAGTCAGAGACGAGTGAGAGTGCCTATCTGGCCGAGAAAAATCAGGTGTTGCGTGCCCGAGTCACCGAGTTAGTTACAACGCTCGAACAAAAGAACGAGCGGATCAAAGCGCTCGAAGCCGACGTCGCACGCCTCACTGGTGAGTTCACGGAAGATGCCGAAGAGACTGACTCGAGCTAA
- a CDS encoding DUF6159 family protein, which produces MPSKYRRGLDITTESLDVFRQHTSLAVLPALSLLAVGSAFAVLTAVAFQFGIVDSLFTNDLHKYGALFCAFAISSSVATFFNAAVVHCASRVFDGEQTSVRDGLAAAWRVRRQIALWAVVAATLGTVLYILDEKFGAIGSVARLVFDLAWALLTYFIVPVIVLDHETGIRRQLRRSGALFKDTWGESVSATLGVSLIFLIAALPGLVLLAVGYFVLHGAIAAGALVVGGLIVVAAIVGSQTVTAIVRTALYRYATTGERVGPFEAREPASVFPEK; this is translated from the coding sequence ATGCCCTCCAAGTACAGACGTGGTCTCGACATCACGACCGAGAGCCTCGACGTGTTCAGACAGCATACGAGCCTTGCGGTACTCCCCGCCCTGAGCCTGCTCGCTGTGGGCAGTGCGTTCGCCGTCCTCACCGCCGTAGCGTTCCAGTTCGGTATCGTCGACTCGCTGTTCACCAACGACCTCCACAAGTACGGAGCGCTGTTCTGCGCGTTCGCGATCTCCTCGAGCGTGGCGACGTTCTTCAACGCGGCCGTCGTCCACTGTGCGTCACGGGTCTTCGACGGCGAGCAGACGTCTGTCCGAGACGGGCTCGCTGCTGCGTGGCGTGTCCGGCGGCAGATTGCGCTCTGGGCGGTCGTCGCGGCGACGCTCGGCACCGTGCTCTACATCCTCGACGAGAAGTTCGGAGCAATCGGCAGCGTTGCACGACTCGTGTTCGATCTCGCGTGGGCGCTCCTGACGTATTTCATCGTCCCCGTCATCGTTCTGGACCACGAGACGGGGATTCGGCGACAGCTCCGCCGAAGCGGAGCCCTGTTCAAGGACACGTGGGGTGAGAGCGTCTCCGCAACGCTCGGCGTCAGTCTCATCTTCCTCATCGCAGCCCTCCCCGGCCTCGTGCTCTTGGCCGTCGGCTACTTCGTGCTTCACGGAGCCATCGCAGCAGGCGCCCTCGTCGTCGGTGGGCTCATCGTCGTCGCCGCAATTGTTGGTTCTCAGACCGTTACGGCTATCGTCAGGACGGCGCTGTATCGCTACGCGACGACGGGTGAGCGCGTCGGGCCGTTCGAAGCGCGAGAGCCGGCTTCCGTCTTCCCCGAGAAGTGA
- a CDS encoding UvrD-helicase domain-containing protein: MTAPNDQQQELIDSTEGIHVVDAGAGTGKTFTVTRRYAEIVDKDDIEPEDVLLVTFTNNAATEMRERIVANCDYGMRELTEAPIQTFHSLCHDILMEHGFAAPTLLGIDDRITGSTRVIEDENVEKAHFREFIRRFSDDHPKYDDVFRAIPEPVELLGLLNQLAAKGVFPTAEGWYRNGERYLDGDFESFKALFTELNQPRNDGNKQSKLRSNLGSYGNDKCYLPDAPAKDDIRGGWGEKQVPDSIAQLAFEEQRGGLKDFVHDVYHEYLEFALSRNYLNFSFLQLFAFVLLCDDHRLRDDLAFEYVMIDEFQDSSEIQFKLALLLADTNNLCVVGDWKQSIYSFQYAAVENITEFETRLDRFVDELNADHKRVSWARRPIIDIELVENYRSTQAILDFSEHSLITPAASKDDVDEAAIQDRIVSLSSNTAHEHSQIEAIHHEDEHEAVLTKIQEIVGNDDYQIEDDGELRRPEYGDIAVLTRTRDFGRELLTVAEEYGLPMAYEGGIEVFRSDPAKLLLAWLRILESDGERGWAVVLEEAGYTLDEVDHVLDTAEYPDNMQAFKSELASLETIGGVTQRVFSQYDYDGAYADVLLTTIQSVHNATTLTRGDLIRFIERGIADGSTHEVHASAGMNSVTVQTIHAAKGLEHPIVVLANMNTHRFPPSGGTSSALTFDDPIGVRQRKVYADDHGYPYIYDNWRSDVLQQCLPRDYDEERRLLYVAMTRAESHLVFSAGESPNTFIEALPVELEEVEPDVQEVDITESTQTDLQISVPRPDGPVGHSPHTLMRDDVFEDVDDGRGTAFGTQTHEFAEQYVLEGDVEPSNDDEHNLKSFLDSLEGELRVEEDAYLPLTVDGEQVTISGIVDLVHIRPDTVEIIDFKTDLGRHAESEYRKQLSVYYHVLAEWFPERDVTAGIFYTASGDRIDIDPLSLSNLAELVEEI; encoded by the coding sequence ATGACGGCGCCAAACGACCAACAGCAAGAGCTCATCGATAGCACAGAGGGTATCCACGTCGTCGACGCCGGTGCAGGGACCGGAAAGACGTTCACCGTCACTCGTCGATACGCAGAAATCGTCGACAAGGACGACATCGAACCAGAGGACGTCCTCCTCGTGACGTTCACAAACAACGCGGCGACAGAGATGCGAGAGCGAATCGTCGCCAACTGTGACTATGGGATGCGCGAACTCACTGAGGCGCCGATTCAGACGTTCCACAGCCTCTGTCACGACATTCTTATGGAACACGGATTTGCGGCCCCGACACTCCTGGGTATCGACGACCGGATTACGGGGTCCACGCGCGTCATCGAAGACGAGAACGTCGAGAAAGCGCACTTCCGCGAGTTCATCCGTCGATTCAGCGACGACCACCCCAAGTATGACGACGTCTTCCGTGCCATCCCGGAGCCGGTCGAACTCCTTGGCCTACTCAATCAACTCGCGGCCAAAGGTGTTTTCCCAACTGCTGAAGGCTGGTATCGAAACGGTGAGCGATATCTGGATGGTGACTTTGAGTCGTTCAAAGCGCTATTCACCGAGCTGAATCAGCCCCGAAATGACGGGAACAAGCAATCCAAACTCCGCTCCAACCTCGGCAGCTACGGGAACGACAAGTGCTACCTCCCTGATGCACCTGCGAAAGACGACATCCGTGGCGGCTGGGGAGAAAAACAGGTACCAGATTCCATCGCACAGCTGGCGTTTGAAGAGCAGCGAGGCGGTCTCAAGGACTTCGTCCACGACGTCTATCACGAGTATCTCGAGTTCGCGCTGAGTCGCAACTACCTCAACTTCAGCTTCCTCCAGCTATTTGCGTTCGTCCTGCTCTGTGACGATCACCGCCTCCGCGACGATCTCGCGTTCGAGTACGTGATGATCGACGAGTTCCAAGACTCCAGTGAGATTCAGTTCAAACTCGCACTCTTGCTTGCGGACACGAACAATCTCTGTGTCGTCGGTGACTGGAAACAGAGTATCTACTCGTTCCAATATGCTGCCGTCGAGAACATCACCGAGTTCGAAACTCGACTTGATCGATTCGTTGACGAACTCAACGCGGATCACAAACGTGTGTCGTGGGCGAGGCGCCCAATCATCGATATCGAACTTGTGGAGAACTACCGGTCGACACAGGCTATCCTTGATTTCTCCGAGCACAGCCTCATCACACCCGCCGCGAGCAAGGACGATGTCGACGAGGCGGCAATCCAAGACCGCATCGTGTCGCTTTCTTCGAACACCGCCCACGAGCACTCACAGATCGAGGCGATTCACCACGAAGACGAACACGAGGCGGTACTGACCAAGATACAGGAGATCGTCGGAAATGACGACTATCAAATCGAAGACGATGGCGAACTCCGTCGCCCGGAGTACGGTGATATTGCTGTCCTCACCCGGACCCGTGACTTCGGCCGAGAACTCCTCACTGTCGCTGAAGAGTACGGGTTGCCAATGGCGTACGAAGGCGGCATCGAGGTATTCCGCTCTGACCCGGCGAAGCTTCTCCTAGCGTGGCTTCGAATCCTGGAGTCTGATGGCGAGCGAGGGTGGGCTGTCGTCCTTGAGGAAGCTGGCTACACGCTCGATGAGGTTGATCACGTCCTCGATACTGCGGAGTATCCCGACAATATGCAGGCGTTCAAATCGGAACTTGCGTCACTGGAGACGATCGGTGGGGTGACCCAGCGTGTATTCTCCCAGTATGACTACGATGGGGCGTATGCCGACGTGTTGTTGACGACGATCCAGTCTGTCCACAACGCGACGACATTGACCCGAGGTGACCTCATCAGGTTCATCGAGCGTGGTATTGCAGACGGCAGTACCCACGAAGTGCACGCAAGCGCCGGAATGAACTCGGTGACGGTCCAGACCATCCACGCTGCAAAAGGACTCGAACACCCCATCGTCGTGCTCGCGAATATGAACACGCACCGCTTCCCACCCTCGGGCGGGACCAGCAGCGCGCTCACGTTCGACGATCCGATTGGGGTACGCCAGCGGAAGGTCTACGCTGACGACCACGGGTATCCCTACATCTACGACAACTGGCGCAGCGACGTCCTCCAACAGTGTCTGCCGCGTGACTACGATGAGGAACGACGCTTACTGTATGTCGCGATGACGCGGGCTGAGTCACATCTGGTGTTCTCCGCAGGCGAGAGTCCGAACACGTTCATCGAAGCGCTCCCAGTTGAGCTCGAGGAAGTAGAGCCCGATGTGCAAGAGGTGGACATCACTGAATCGACCCAGACTGATTTGCAGATATCTGTGCCGAGGCCGGATGGCCCGGTCGGACACTCACCGCACACGCTGATGCGCGACGACGTGTTCGAGGACGTCGATGATGGAAGAGGCACCGCGTTCGGAACCCAAACCCACGAGTTTGCTGAGCAGTACGTACTGGAGGGAGACGTCGAACCCTCGAATGACGACGAACACAATCTCAAATCATTTCTTGACTCGCTTGAGGGTGAGCTACGAGTCGAGGAAGACGCGTATCTCCCGCTCACTGTCGACGGCGAGCAAGTCACCATCTCAGGAATCGTTGACCTCGTTCACATCAGGCCTGATACTGTCGAGATCATCGACTTCAAGACCGATCTGGGACGCCACGCTGAGAGTGAATATCGAAAGCAACTCAGCGTGTACTATCACGTGTTGGCTGAGTGGTTCCCAGAGCGAGACGTGACTGCGGGGATCTTCTATACTGCATCCGGTGACCGTATCGACATTGACCCGCTCTCTCTGTCGAACCTAGCGGAGTTGGTCGAAGAAATTTGA
- a CDS encoding PD-(D/E)XK nuclease family protein, translated as MTITRAKSLDSLYEECKEFDLVLVPDAPLASALNRRLDQPHFGPFAITPRRLAARRREQAEDRLAFLELIETTDLNWKETAYAVGNILQCWEHQGTAEAVLEYERFATPATNTAVECISEMDTTSTRLTNYSIDTDTSVAVVGFKQLTELERSILPPDYKTIDPFTEEPFDHPPFRILDSPAAIVDAVLDTVTPENADDVAVVLDAASQYSPLIESALESADIPYYGGPGFTDDGRHRAFLQLLRSAHAGRDTLVGDVRPLLTQLEIHIDIEHDEKRLFDLDRSEVDWLLEFREDIRSSTFEEALDAYEDVTDVTIDAFRDELATLGLLEEAVTEPAVDQLEFYLQSYEVPVDRENEGVLLADAKSAAHVGRTVVFYLGLDDGWTHSSPRRPWVDSDQEFERNIRQFQLLLQNGVDQYYLVEDTAGGSPVTPCLYFEELFDEAFDRFSDLDSLQHSRTFRPTEDGFKREPLGVAPEKVTELSQSSLNTYVNSPRDYFFSRIVDNPQKEHFKEGNLFHDFAEFYVSHPDVITTDGLDAVAATILEEVDPFLRGVDREVRLTKYRVGLQTIVEYLETNPPQGDGLTTPDSGWGENFFAEYYDRPIDASHTERWFENADLGVKGKIDLVHNPTELLDYKSGAKKSAYSIVKHSALDPPTDTPNFQALLYLAHQRTERPDEVLQFTFFHFLETLDEVVTGEGSLEDCLTTVTYYPITFKEYISSPAVFTQLQEDAANDCNKTFSKSTSDVYQAVLEEHEFPDTTDSDELIESEFGNALTQRLIADVGNYKYVKNGCRQALRHLLRIRNQNYFTEDIDAFEQFVREHRAELNDRRAGGERFPVQGLSGDPNYRYVDNRDCILEGGSR; from the coding sequence GTGACAATTACACGGGCAAAATCTCTCGATTCTCTCTATGAAGAATGCAAGGAGTTCGACCTTGTGCTCGTGCCCGATGCGCCGCTCGCGAGCGCGCTGAATCGACGTCTTGATCAACCCCACTTCGGGCCATTCGCGATCACACCGCGACGCTTGGCTGCACGACGCCGAGAACAGGCTGAGGATCGACTCGCGTTTCTCGAACTAATCGAGACAACTGATCTCAACTGGAAAGAGACGGCCTATGCGGTCGGGAACATTCTCCAGTGCTGGGAGCACCAGGGGACAGCGGAGGCAGTCCTCGAGTACGAGCGATTTGCGACGCCGGCCACAAATACGGCTGTCGAGTGCATTAGTGAGATGGATACGACGTCCACACGGCTCACCAACTACAGCATCGACACGGACACATCAGTTGCCGTGGTCGGGTTCAAGCAACTGACCGAACTCGAACGCTCGATCCTTCCTCCAGACTACAAGACGATCGACCCGTTCACCGAGGAACCCTTCGATCACCCTCCATTCCGAATTCTTGACTCACCGGCCGCAATCGTCGACGCCGTCCTCGATACAGTCACACCAGAGAACGCCGATGACGTGGCAGTCGTCCTCGATGCAGCCAGTCAGTATTCCCCACTCATTGAGTCGGCGCTGGAATCTGCAGACATTCCGTACTATGGTGGGCCAGGGTTCACCGATGATGGACGCCATCGCGCATTTTTACAGCTCCTCCGCAGTGCACACGCTGGGCGAGATACACTAGTTGGGGATGTGCGGCCACTCTTGACCCAGCTTGAGATTCACATCGATATCGAACACGACGAAAAGCGGCTCTTCGACCTCGACAGGTCAGAAGTAGACTGGCTTCTCGAGTTCCGAGAAGACATTCGATCCAGTACGTTCGAGGAGGCTCTCGATGCATACGAGGACGTCACCGACGTCACTATCGACGCGTTTCGAGACGAACTCGCGACGCTTGGCCTCCTTGAGGAGGCCGTTACCGAACCAGCAGTCGACCAGCTCGAATTCTATCTACAGTCGTATGAAGTGCCTGTCGACCGTGAAAACGAAGGTGTGCTGCTGGCCGATGCGAAATCGGCTGCTCACGTCGGCCGCACTGTCGTGTTCTACCTCGGCCTCGATGATGGCTGGACACATTCGTCGCCACGTCGCCCGTGGGTCGACAGTGACCAAGAGTTTGAGCGGAACATCCGGCAGTTCCAACTCCTCTTGCAAAACGGCGTCGACCAGTACTATCTCGTAGAGGATACCGCCGGTGGCTCGCCTGTCACTCCATGCCTGTACTTTGAGGAACTGTTCGATGAGGCGTTCGACCGATTCAGTGATCTTGACTCACTGCAGCATTCGCGAACGTTTCGACCGACGGAAGACGGATTCAAACGAGAGCCACTCGGTGTTGCTCCTGAGAAGGTCACCGAACTGAGCCAATCAAGTTTGAATACCTACGTCAACTCTCCTCGAGATTACTTCTTCAGCCGCATCGTCGACAACCCGCAAAAAGAGCATTTCAAAGAAGGGAATCTGTTTCACGACTTCGCAGAGTTCTACGTCTCACATCCGGACGTCATCACGACGGATGGACTTGATGCAGTCGCAGCAACCATTCTCGAAGAAGTTGATCCGTTCCTCCGTGGCGTCGACCGGGAGGTCCGGCTCACGAAATACCGGGTCGGCCTCCAGACCATTGTCGAATACCTCGAGACGAACCCGCCGCAAGGCGATGGGTTGACCACACCCGATAGTGGGTGGGGAGAGAACTTCTTCGCGGAGTATTACGACCGACCCATCGATGCATCGCACACAGAACGCTGGTTCGAGAACGCTGATCTTGGGGTAAAGGGGAAAATCGACCTCGTTCACAACCCGACCGAACTCCTTGATTACAAGAGTGGGGCGAAGAAGTCTGCATACTCGATCGTCAAACACTCAGCACTTGATCCACCGACGGATACGCCAAACTTCCAGGCATTGTTGTATCTCGCCCACCAGCGGACCGAGCGACCTGATGAGGTACTCCAATTCACGTTCTTCCACTTCCTCGAAACGCTCGATGAAGTGGTGACTGGGGAGGGGTCACTCGAGGACTGCCTCACGACAGTAACCTACTATCCAATCACATTCAAGGAGTACATTTCGAGTCCGGCTGTCTTCACCCAACTGCAGGAAGATGCTGCAAACGACTGCAACAAGACCTTCTCAAAATCGACATCTGATGTGTATCAAGCGGTGTTGGAAGAACACGAGTTCCCTGACACCACCGATAGTGACGAACTCATCGAATCGGAGTTCGGAAACGCGCTCACCCAGCGTCTGATCGCTGACGTAGGGAACTACAAGTACGTGAAGAATGGCTGCAGGCAGGCGCTGCGGCACTTGCTACGTATTCGCAATCAGAATTACTTCACCGAGGACATAGACGCATTCGAGCAGTTCGTTCGCGAGCACCGCGCGGAGTTGAATGATCGCAGAGCCGGTGGTGAGCGCTTCCCAGTGCAGGGCCTCAGCGGCGATCCGAACTATCGGTATGTGGATAATCGAGACTGTATCTTGGAGGGTGGGTCGCGATGA
- a CDS encoding DUF7342 family protein, translating to MNDRSPPDEFADVNEAVGEEWETETTPYERIRHVVAHTYNPVSADAVADGARTAPKTARKHLNTLADEGFVETTPGEHGSTLYRRSPESLVVEQAADILEHISTDELVTRIQEMREQLTEYRSEFGVDSPEELAVNQTNQVFSQTESLQDEIDPETIREWKTLRRNLAFANAALSIGNAEQFVDSDGWSTDDSVSA from the coding sequence ATGAACGACCGAAGCCCACCAGATGAGTTTGCAGACGTCAACGAAGCAGTTGGCGAGGAATGGGAAACAGAAACAACACCCTATGAGCGCATTCGACACGTCGTTGCACATACGTACAACCCCGTCTCAGCTGATGCCGTAGCTGACGGTGCACGGACTGCTCCAAAAACCGCTCGGAAGCACCTGAACACACTCGCAGACGAGGGGTTTGTCGAGACGACACCTGGCGAACACGGTAGCACGCTCTATCGGCGCTCACCTGAATCACTCGTCGTCGAACAGGCAGCCGATATTCTAGAGCATATCTCGACTGACGAACTCGTGACGCGAATCCAGGAGATGCGCGAGCAGCTCACCGAGTATCGGTCCGAATTCGGTGTCGACTCACCCGAAGAATTGGCGGTCAACCAGACGAACCAGGTCTTCAGCCAGACTGAATCCCTACAAGACGAGATTGACCCAGAGACGATTCGCGAGTGGAAGACGCTCCGTCGGAATCTCGCGTTTGCGAACGCTGCCCTCTCGATCGGCAACGCCGAGCAATTCGTCGACAGTGACGGTTGGTCGACTGACGACAGCGTCTCTGCCTGA